In the genome of Candidatus Melainabacteria bacterium, the window GGAGATAGAGATGTTCGTAAATGGGCAGCACTTGCTCTTGGGAGAATTGGAAAAGAAAAGCCCAGTGAAGTAATTGAAGCATTGATCAGAACTATTGAGCAAATGAAATAAAAGAAAAGAAATGGTTATAAGAGAAGTAGTTAAATATTGAATTTGTGGTATGTTATATCATGAAGATATGAAGTGGTACCTAAAATATTCATGATAAAACGAGGTTTAAAATTAGAAAAAAAACCTAAGATCAGCTTTTTTTTATGGGGGCCGAGGCAAACAGGGAAAAGCTCACTACTAAAAGCTACATATCCTGACTCAAGGTATGTAGATTTGTTAAATGCTAATGTTTACATAAAGTATTTAAACAAGCCTCATTTACTAAGAGAAGAAATTGTAGCAAAAAAAGGACAGATTATTAGCCCTGTTGTAATTGATGAAATCCAAAAAGTTCCAATGCTTTTAGATGAAGTTCATTGGATGATTGAAAATCTTGGAATTAGATTTTCCCTTTGTGGTAGTAGCGCTAGAAAATTAAAACGTGGACATGCAAATCTTTTAGGTGGAAGAGCTATAAGATATGAGCTATTTGGTTTTAGTGCAAATGAGTTAGGTACAGAATTCGATTTAATAAACATGCTTAATAACGGTTATCTACCAAGACATTATTTAACCAGTGGTCCAAAAAAACTTTTACATTCTTATATAACAGATTATTTAAAAGAAGAAATTGCAGAAGAGGGCATAGTAAGAAATATACCTGGCTTTTCAAATTTTTTAGAAATTGTTTCTTTGAGTGATACTGAAATCATTAGCTTTACTAACATTGCGCGAGAATGTGCTGTTTCAAGCTTTACTGTTAAAGAACATTTTCAAATATTGATAGATACACTTCTTGGAAGGTTTCTAAATGCCTATACTAAGAGACCTAAAAGAAGAATTATACAAGCGCCAAAATTTTATTTCTATGATGTCGGGGTAGTTAATACATTGGCAAGAAGAGGAAAAATTGTTCCTAAATCAGAGCTATTTGGAAAAGCGTTTGAGAACTGGGTCTTTCATGAATTAAGTGCGTATAATTCTTATAAAGATAAATTTTATGATTTTAGTTATTGGAGACTTACTACTGGTGTAGAAGTAGATTTCATTATAAACAACATGGAATATGCTATTGAGGCAAAAAGCAAAGAATATATTACTGATAATGATTTAAAAGGCTTGAGAGAATTAGTAAAAGATTATAAGTCAGTTAAAAAAAGAATAGTTGTTTCGCTTAGTGATGCAGATAGAATGACAAGTGATAACATTTTAATTTTAGGCTATAAAAGTTTTATTGAAAAACTATGGAATGATGAGCTAATGGCTTAATGGCATTCTATTCGCACATATTGAATAAACATTTCAAGTACAGAGATTAGAAAATCTTTATAATTTTTTTATCATTCGAGCAAGAAAGCTTAGAAAGATTTAATCTTTTAGAGGAGCAAGATTTGATATTCTATTTATAAACTGGTTATTAAAGAATAATATTCAAGGAGGCAAAAATGATCATTAAAGGAGTAACAGGAGTAGAAATAAATCCATTTAACCATTTGCATTTTGAAAGTAAAAGTGGCCCAAAACCGGGCTTACACTTACACCATAGTGATGAAACTGATTCAACTGGAGGTGGCATTAGAAGCAGTGTTAGTTCTAAAGTGCAAAAATATATTAAAGATTTAAAAGATAAAGATGTGCATGTTCGAATAAATGCAGCAATTGCTCTTGGGGGAATTGGAAAAGAAGCTGCCCTGGCAGTTCCTGCATTAATTAAGGCTTTAAAAGATGAAAGTAAATATGTTCGAATAAATGCAGCATTTGCTCTTGGAGAAATTGAAGGAGAAGCAGCCTCCGCAGTCCCTGCATTAATCGAGGCTTTAAAAGATACCAGTGAAGATGTTCGTAGATGGGCAGCATTTGCTCTTGAGAAAATTGGTGCAGAAAAAAACCAGATATCTTTTTACACAAGTAACTATTGAAGCATAATTTAAAGGAGGCAAGAAATGATTATTAGAGGAGCAATAGAAAGTCAATTTAACCGCTCAGGTGTTGAAAGTAAAAGTGGCCCAAACCCAAGCTTACACTTACACCATAGTGATGAAACTGATTTAACTGGAGGTGGCATTAGAAGCAGTGTTAATTATAAAGTGCAAGAACATATTAAAGATTTAAAAGATAACGATGTGCATGTTCGAATAAATGCAGCAATTGCTCTTGGAGGAATTGGAAAAGAAGAAGCAGCCCCGGCAGTCCCTGCATTAACTAAGGCTTTAAAAAAAGATGAAGATAAATATGTTCGTGCAGAAGCAGCATTTGCTCTTGGGGGAATTGGAAAAGAAGCTGCCCCGGCAGTCCCTACATTAGCTGAGGCTTTAAAAGATAAAAGTGAATGTGTTTGTGAAGATGCAGCAAATGCTCTTGGGGAAATTGGAAAAGAAGCCCCTCAGATAGTAGTCCCTGCATTAATCGAGGCTTTAAAAGATAAAGATGGAGATGTTCGTAAATGGGCAGCAAATGCTCTTGGGGAAATTGGAAAAGAAGCAGTCCCGGCAATCCCTGTATTAATCAAGGCTTTAAAAGACAACAATGAACATGTTAGAGAATATGTAGCATTTGCTCTTGGGGAAATTGGAAAAGAAGCTGCCCCGGCAGTCTCTGCATTAGCTGAGGCTTTATTAAAAGATAAAAGTGGACGTGTTAGAGAATATGTAGCATTTGCTCTTGGGGAAATTGGAAAAGAAGCTGCCCAGGCAGTTTCTGCATTAACTGAGGCTTTAAAAGACAACAATGAATATGTTAGAAAATATGCAGCATTTGCTCTTGGAGAAATTGAAAAAGGAAAATCATAAAGCTTTAGATTGAACCTCTTTTTGTACCGCAGGATCATTTCTTAAAAGCTGAATAGCTAAATTTAAAATTCTTTTATTTCCTTTAATTGACATAAAGACAGCAAGATCACTTACCGTGGCTTCATCTAAAGGTTTTCTACCATCAAGTAACTCAAGGCTTATCCCTTTTTTATCTAGACACTCTTTTATGAGAGAAAAAAGAGCAAAAATTGTTTGTTTACTTAAAGGGTGAGTAGTCTTGTCTTCTAACAAGTCCATAAACTTATTTTGAAGAAGCAAAGAACCTAGCTTGTAACCGTTCTCGTCAGATTTTTGTCTTCGAGGTTTTGATATTAAAACCTTACTAGTAGAATCCATGAAACTATAATTTTATTCCTCTTGTTCTTCTACAAGTTCATACAACTCGCTTGCAATTTCTTCTAACCCATCAATTAGCTCATCATCGTTTTGAGCTTCAATTGAATCAATTGCATCACTGATTGCCATAAGTGCACGGCCAATGGCTGCTTTTAATTCTCCAGATTCTAGTGACCAGTCTGATGCTATGTCAATAATATTTGATTTATTTAAAGCCATAAATATCCTCCACTATCAATTCTTAGAAAAAATTTTTTTTACGTTTTCAATAAAGTAATTTATTTGTTCCATATCATTCATCTCAGTTACTGCAATTAACACCTGGCTTGTTTTATAACCGTCTATCCCATTTAAGTCAAGTCCTGGAAGTATATTCTTTTCAGTAAGCTTAGATATAAACTCTGAAGCACTTATTGGTATTTCTAATATGAACTCATTAAAAAATGGTGCTGTAAATGCAAGATGACAGTTTTTATTAGGTTTTATGCTGATCTTTTCTAGTTCACTGGCTAAATAGTGGGCATAGCTACATGATATTTCAGCAATTCTCCTTAAACCAAATGGGCCCATGTATGTTAAGTAAACTAAAACTGCAAGTGCATTGAGAGATTGATTAGTACAAATATTGCTTGTAGCATGCTCACGTCTAATATGTTGCTCACGTGTTTGTAAAGTTAAAGTAAATGCTCTATTTCCTTTTAAATCTTTAGTAAGTCCAACTATTTTCCCGGGGAGTTGTCTTGTAAATTCTTTTTTACATGCTATGAAACCAATATGTGGGCCCCCATAGTTTAAATGATTTCCCAATGCTTGGCCATCCCCAGTAACTATGTCTACCTCAAATTCGCCTGGAGGTTTTAATATTGCAAGACTTATTAAGTCAACTGAAGTAATAAGTAGTGCTCCCTTATTATGTACAATTTCGATAATGTCGTTAAGTGGTTCAATGCAACCTGCAAAGTTTGGATATGATACTGCTAAGCAAGCAGTGTTTTCATCAATTAGTTTTGTTAAATGATTTAAGTCAAGCGTACCTTTAGTGTTGTCAAAGTCTACAAGTTGTAGTTCTAAGTTTGCACCCCAGGCATAACTTTTACATACAGCAATTGCTTCAGGATTTATATTTTTTGAAATAAGTATTTTTTTTCGTTTTGTTATTCTGCATGCCATTAAAGCTGCTTCAATTACAGCAGTTGCACCATCATAGACAGAAGCATTTGCAACATCCATACTTGTTAAATTACATATAAGTGTTTGAAACTCGTATATTGCTTGCAGAGTACCTTGACTTGCCTCTGGTTGATAAGGGGTATAAGCTGTGTAGAATTCACTTTTTGAAATCACCTCATTTACAACGCTTGGTATAAATCTATAAGTTGCACCGCCTCCACAAAATGATATTTGTTTATGTAAAGGTAAATTTTTTGATGAAAACTTTTTAAACTCATTAATTATTTCAAGTTCAGATTTTCCACTTGGCAAATTAAGCTCAAAATTTTTAAGTTCTTTTGGGATCCCTTTTAATAAATCTTCAATTGAATCCTTTCTTAAGAAGTTAAGCATTTCTTTTCTATCTTCATCAGTATGTGGAAGATATGGTATTGGTCTTGTAGCTTTTAGAGTTTTAATTTTTTCTTCTTTCGTAATTGTTGTTTCCATAACTATCAATTATTAATTGTCAATTCTCAATTGTCAATATTATAAGTTCTATAAAAGCTCAAACAATTCTTGCCATGGAATAATTGTAATCCCACCATCCACATATTTTTTTGTTACAAGAGAAGCACAGATTAATTTTACTTTTGAATCTATGTCTAAAAATGATTTTAATCCTTTCAAATTACTTAAAGAAGGATTAGTGCTAGCTTTTATTTCTACTGCATGTCTTTGTTTTCCAGGCATCTCAATTATTATATCTACTTCTGCACCTGCAGATGTTCGATAAAAGCTAAACTCCATATCTTTTTTGTGTAATTTAGAGAATTTAATTAATTCAAGAATTAAAAAATGTTCGAATACTTTTCCAAATTCAGAGCTACCTGATTGAATATCCAGATTTAATTTCCCTTGCAACGCTCTTGTTACACCGGTATCAAAAAAATAAAACTTGGGATGAGAAACCAGCCTTTTACGTGCAGATTTTGAAAATGGGAATAAATAAAATCCAATTAATGTATCTTCCAATACTTGGAAAAATTCTCTTACAGTATTTCTGTCATTCCCTGTTTCTCTTCCAATATTTGTACAATTTATTATTTCTCCATTATTTTCAGCTGCAATTTTTAAAAATCTTATAAACCCATTAATATTTCTAATTAATGCTTCTGCTTTAATCTCTTGCTGTAAGTATGTTTCTGTATATGAGCGAAGCAGATCCTTGCAAAATTCTAAGTTTTCCTCAGAATA includes:
- a CDS encoding ATP-binding protein — its product is MIKRGLKLEKKPKISFFLWGPRQTGKSSLLKATYPDSRYVDLLNANVYIKYLNKPHLLREEIVAKKGQIISPVVIDEIQKVPMLLDEVHWMIENLGIRFSLCGSSARKLKRGHANLLGGRAIRYELFGFSANELGTEFDLINMLNNGYLPRHYLTSGPKKLLHSYITDYLKEEIAEEGIVRNIPGFSNFLEIVSLSDTEIISFTNIARECAVSSFTVKEHFQILIDTLLGRFLNAYTKRPKRRIIQAPKFYFYDVGVVNTLARRGKIVPKSELFGKAFENWVFHELSAYNSYKDKFYDFSYWRLTTGVEVDFIINNMEYAIEAKSKEYITDNDLKGLRELVKDYKSVKKRIVVSLSDADRMTSDNILILGYKSFIEKLWNDELMA
- a CDS encoding HEAT repeat domain-containing protein, with amino-acid sequence MIIKGVTGVEINPFNHLHFESKSGPKPGLHLHHSDETDSTGGGIRSSVSSKVQKYIKDLKDKDVHVRINAAIALGGIGKEAALAVPALIKALKDESKYVRINAAFALGEIEGEAASAVPALIEALKDTSEDVRRWAAFALEKIGAEKNQISFYTSNY
- a CDS encoding HEAT repeat domain-containing protein, with protein sequence MIIRGAIESQFNRSGVESKSGPNPSLHLHHSDETDLTGGGIRSSVNYKVQEHIKDLKDNDVHVRINAAIALGGIGKEEAAPAVPALTKALKKDEDKYVRAEAAFALGGIGKEAAPAVPTLAEALKDKSECVCEDAANALGEIGKEAPQIVVPALIEALKDKDGDVRKWAANALGEIGKEAVPAIPVLIKALKDNNEHVREYVAFALGEIGKEAAPAVSALAEALLKDKSGRVREYVAFALGEIGKEAAQAVSALTEALKDNNEYVRKYAAFALGEIEKGKS
- the gcvPA gene encoding aminomethyl-transferring glycine dehydrogenase subunit GcvPA, producing the protein METTITKEEKIKTLKATRPIPYLPHTDEDRKEMLNFLRKDSIEDLLKGIPKELKNFELNLPSGKSELEIINEFKKFSSKNLPLHKQISFCGGGATYRFIPSVVNEVISKSEFYTAYTPYQPEASQGTLQAIYEFQTLICNLTSMDVANASVYDGATAVIEAALMACRITKRKKILISKNINPEAIAVCKSYAWGANLELQLVDFDNTKGTLDLNHLTKLIDENTACLAVSYPNFAGCIEPLNDIIEIVHNKGALLITSVDLISLAILKPPGEFEVDIVTGDGQALGNHLNYGGPHIGFIACKKEFTRQLPGKIVGLTKDLKGNRAFTLTLQTREQHIRREHATSNICTNQSLNALAVLVYLTYMGPFGLRRIAEISCSYAHYLASELEKISIKPNKNCHLAFTAPFFNEFILEIPISASEFISKLTEKNILPGLDLNGIDGYKTSQVLIAVTEMNDMEQINYFIENVKKIFSKN
- a CDS encoding ATP-binding protein encodes the protein MDNDLQNILYKRELKVSKKYSFFLFGPRQVGKSTFLKQEFKELETLYYDFLKNEEYIKYSSDTTLFRKEIIHRNKSKKYIIVDEVQRIPEILNEVHYLLENIDSPPLFCLSGSSARKLKRFDSNMLGGRALTLYMYPLSYREIGSNLNLEKALRFGTLPKIYSEENLEFCKDLLRSYTETYLQQEIKAEALIRNINGFIRFLKIAAENNGEIINCTNIGRETGNDRNTVREFFQVLEDTLIGFYLFPFSKSARKRLVSHPKFYFFDTGVTRALQGKLNLDIQSGSSEFGKVFEHFLILELIKFSKLHKKDMEFSFYRTSAGAEVDIIIEMPGKQRHAVEIKASTNPSLSNLKGLKSFLDIDSKVKLICASLVTKKYVDGGITIIPWQELFELL